Sequence from the Bubalus kerabau isolate K-KA32 ecotype Philippines breed swamp buffalo chromosome 17, PCC_UOA_SB_1v2, whole genome shotgun sequence genome:
cttccaCCCAAAGTATGACAATCAGAATGCCTCAAGATATTGCCAGAAGTTTCTTCAGAGACAAAGTCACCCCCATCTGATAATCATTACTTAGGCGTACAAGTTTCTTCCTTGTACTGAGACTGAAGATGTTTGTTTAATTCAGAGGAAATtcacacaaaataaaattaaccattttactGTACTCCCCCAGTTTACTGAGATATGATTGCTATACaagattatataattttaagatgAGGAAAGTGATGATTTGATAGACCTGTCTACTATGAGATGACTGCCACAATAAGAAATTAGCCATTTGCAAATGCACAATTCTGTGGGACTTTTATTACATTCACAGTGCTGTGGAACCATTACCTCCACCTAGTTCCAGACATTTTCATCACAACAAAAGGAAATCCctaaagatttaaacataagaccagactataaaactcctagaggaaaacacaggcaaaacactctccgacataaatcacagcaggatcctctatgacccacctcccagagtatggaaataaaagcaaaaataaacaaatgggacctaaataacttaaaagcttttgcacaacgaaggaaacaataagcagagagaaaagacagcctttggaatgggagaaaataatagcaaacagagcaactaacaaagaattaatctcaaaaatatagaagtaactcctgaagctcaattccagaaaaataaacaacccaatcaaaaactgcgTCAAAACcaactaaacagacagttctccaaagaagacatacagatggctaacaaatacatgaaaagatgctcaacatcactcattatcagagaaatgcaaatcaaaaccatgatgaggtaccatctcacaccagtcagaatgggtgttatcaaaaagtctacaaataataaatgctggagagggtgtggagaaaaaggaaccctcttacactgttggtgggaatgcaaactagtacagccactatggagaacactgtggagattccttaaaaaactggaaatagaactgccatatgacccagcaatcccactgctgggcatacacactgaggaaaccagaattgaaagagacacttgtaccccaatgtttatcgcagcactgcttacaataaccaggacatggaaacaacctagatgtccatcagcagacgaatggataaaaaaagccgtggtacatatacacaatggaatattactcagccattaaaaaggatatatttgaatcagttctaatgaagtggatgaaactggagcctattatacatagtCAAGTAAcccagaaacaaaaacaccaatacagtatactaacacatatatatggaatttagaaagatggtaacaatgaccctctatgcaagacagcaaaagagacacagatgtatagaacagtcttttggactctgtgggagaaggcaagggtgggatgatttgagggaatagcattgaaacatgtatattaccatatgtgaaacagatcgccaggttcaatgcatgagacagggtgctcagggctggtgcactgggatgaccctgggggatgggatggggagggaggtgggaaggtggttcagcatggggaacacatgtacacccatggctgattcatgtcaatgtatggcaaaaaccactacaatattgtaattagccttcaactaaaataaataaattaaaaaaaaaaaattgtggtgactgcagccatgaaactaaaagacgcttactccttggaaggaaagttatgaccaacctagatagcatattcaaaagcagagacattactttgccaacaaaggtccgtctactcaaggctatggtttttccactggtcatgtatggatgtgagagttggatggtgaagaaagctgagctccaaagaattgatgcttttgaactgtggtgttggagaagactcttgagagtcccttggactgcaaggagatccaaccagtccattctaaaggagatcagccctgggatttctttggaaggaatgatgctgaagctgaaagtccagtactttggccacctcatgcgaagagttgactcattggaaaagactctgatgctgggagggattgggggcaggaggagaagggaacgacagaggatgagatggctggatggcatcaccgactcgatggacatgaatttgagtgaactccgggagttggtgatggacagggaggcctggcgtgctgcgattcatggggttgcaaagagtcggacacgactgagtgactgaactgagctgaaaataaataaattaaaaaacacaaaaaacaaaaggaaaccctCTACCCTCTGAGCAGTCACCATCCACCTGCTACTAATGCCCAGACCCCAGCCCCTGTAACCACTAGTTTCCTTTCTGTGTCTATGGATTTGGTTATTTTGGATGTCTCATATTCTATCTTTCCCACAGGTCTACTGGTTCTGGGAGTTCATGAGTCAGCCCTAGTTAGCAAAGTGTTCACAAGCTTGAACCTTTTGGTCCTCAGCTTCATCATCCTCTCTGGCTTCATTAAGGGAGACCTGCACAACTGGAAGCTCACGGAACACGACTACTCATTGACCACATTGAACACATCTGGATACAGTGACATCTCTCGGTTAGGAGGGTCCTCTTGGCCAGCTCTTGCATGTGGATGGTGCAGAGCTGGGAATATGGTGGAGACTAAAGAGACCTGGGCTGATGGATCCAGGGGATGGGAGTCCTGGAGCCCAGCACTTGTAGTATTAAGGGAGGAGCCCAGAAGAGGTAACTGAACTCACCTTACCCACCTTCTTTCTTGTTGCTTCTCTCATCATAGCTTGGGCCCTCTGGGTTCTGGAGGGTTTGTGCCCTTTGGCTTTGAAGGGATTCTTCATGGAGCAGCGACATGTTTCTATGCCTTTGTTGGCTTTGATGTCATTGCCACTACAGGTAACGTGGTCACTGTGTGTCCTATCGAGGGTCTGGGTAGGTAGGGCTGTCCTTGGGCATAGGGATTGGGATAAGGTTAGACTGCTTTTGGAGGTGCAAGAAGGAAGGGGATTTTGTGCTTTCATTCCAGTGTCTTTCTTGACTCAATACTGCATCCATCTTGCAGGGGATGAAGTCTCAAATCCTCATCGTTCCATCCCCTTGGGCATCATGATTTCACTCTCCATCTGCTTTTTGGCGTGTTTTGGTGTCTCGGCGGCACTCACTCTCATGGTGCCCTACTACCAGATTCAGCTTGAGAGCCCCTTGCCGCAGGCTTTTCTCCACATTGGGTGGGGCCCTGCCAGATATGCGGTGGCTGTTGGCGCCCTCTGTGCTCTTACGTCCAGGTCAGTGTCTTGGTTTTCTCCCCATCCACTGTCAGATGCTCAGGTATCTCAGCCCTTGGGATTGAGAGACAAGTGGGAAGGATTTCTTGCCCCTTGTAGACTATGGAGCAGAAGCTGCTGTCTGCCCTGCTTCTGCACGTCCTCATAtgtgtttccattttattttccagtctCCTGGGTACCATGTTCCCCATGCCTCGGTTGATCTATGCAATGGCAGAGGATGGGCTCCTTTTCCGGGGACTTGCTCTGACCTGTACCCGCACAGGCACCCCCATCCTGGCCATCATATCTGCTGGAAGTCTTACaggttaaaaacaacaacaacaacaaatccactCTGTCCTTGATCAATTTTCTAGACTTGTATATTTTCTCTGGTTTCTCACTGTCTCCATCCATCTTGTTTGTTCCCTCATTCCAGGGGTCATGACTTTACTCTTTGAGCTCAGTGATCTTGTGGACCTCGTGTCAACTGCGATGCTGCTTGCTTACTCCCTGGTGGCATTTTCTGTTCTTGTCCTCAGGTGAGACTCCAGTATAGTTTGACTGGGGTCGGGGGAGAGAGGTCTTTTGTTTGTCCAAGTTTAATCGGGAGATAATCCTTTTCCGCCTTCCATGCTCGCTTCTAAATGTCCTGCTATCATTAAGTTGGGAAAGATTAGACTGTCTGATGTTGGATGAGTAGgggctgctatgaatattgacTTAATATTTCTACTTCAGGTATCAGCCAGACCAGAACTTAAGCAACAATGAGGCAACAGAGGAGGAAATTGATATTTCTCTGCTAGAAGCAAGTCATTTTGAACCTAGGCCTGAAGCAAGAACCTCAAACATTCTAAAGAGTCTCTGGTGCCCCAGTAACACCATTCCCACTCTGAAATCTGGGCAGATTGTCTATTCGTGTGCCTTCCTGCTTGGTTAGTGTTGGGATTTCTCATTGGTTGTATTCTGAAATTAACAGAATGGGGAGGGCAGATCATGTGGGGAAGTTGAGGAAGAATCAAGGTAGGATGGCCCTTCATGAGGTGGACAGTTTCAGAGATGGGTGTGACCCAAAGTTATGACGTCTTTGTCTTCTGGGTCCAGCCTGTTCTCCTCCACCTTGACCCTTGCAGTTCTCCTGCTGACCATCCTGAGCCTGGTCCTGGCCCAGTGGCCCAGCCAGGTGTTCTCTGGAGACCCTGGGCTCACAACagtggctgtgctgctgctgctgctcatcaCTGGGGTCACGGCCATCATCTGGAGGCAGCCCCAGAGTCCCTCTCCTGTTTACTTCAAGGTAAGTGACCTTATGTGCCCAGAGTGTCCACCTTGAGTGAATGAAGTCAGCCTGCTTTGAGGTGTAAACATCTCTGTCAGACCAAGGAGTAAGGGGAGTTGCTAAAACCCATGAACACTTCTCTGATCCACACTCGGTGCTTCACATACACAATCTCAGGAGGCACTGAACTCAGCCTGAATAGGATTGTGGTCACCCTACCCATACAGGGCAGCGTCTCCCTCTCAGATGTCTGGACTGTATTCAGGGATGAACTGACTCTGCCCACAGGTCCCTGCTCTGCCTGTCCTCCCACTGGTGAGCATCTTTGTGAACGTTTACCTGATGATGCAGATGGACACTGGGACCTGGACCCTATTTGGCATTTGGACGGGGATTGGTAAGTGGCTTCCTTGGAAAATAAGACCTCCTGAGGAACTGAATCAAATCACCTTCCTActacttctcccctcctgttagACATCATAAAAGGAGGCCCGTTGGGCATTTGTAAGTGAGAAAAGTGCCAACTTTTCTTTCTCACTGTCTCATTTGCCTACTAGGATTCGCCATATACTTTGGATATGGGATCAGACACAGCCTGGAGAACAATGAGCCACAGCCACCAGCCTCCACCTCGCAGACTTGACAAAAACATTCCTAGTGATGAATCGTCTTAACCACAGGAAACAGATGCTGTGTGGAATCCTTCTATGCACTGGAGGTATCTTGTGGTTCAAGGGGCATTTTGAGCCTCTATGGAGCTTGAGGTTGGAATGCGTTTAGAGCCCTGTGTTCATTGGTAGTGGACAAAATGGCTTCAGAGttgtataattttaagttttcaaaGCTTAGTATGCATGCAGAAAAGTGTGTGCTTCATAAGTGAGTTGCAAGATCAGTTTTCACAAAGAAAGTACAACAATGGAAACATCGAGCTGAGgaactaataaaatattaatgggCACATGAGAAACAGTTTCTTGTGCCTCATTTCCAGTGAAAACACAGATTGTGATCTGGGAAGGAAATGCAGGTAACTATATATTGTGTCAAGTGTTACATCTCAAATATTAGGACACAAATAGGTTGAAAGTAAGAAGAAGGGAACATATACACTATGCCAATAGTAACATAAGAAAGCTAAGATAGCTTTATTAATATAGGAAAAAGtagaatttaagaaaaaacaataacAGATAAAGTAGATCATTCAGTAATGATACAGggaaaaaatgatcatttttattttttcccccagctttGTTGACATATAGTGTCACATTGTGTAAATGATCATTTTTCTTTACTCTTGTTGCAGAACCTTAGAATTACACAGTAAAGTTGATGAGGAAAAGTTCTtaattgaccaaaaaaaaaaaaaaacccacaacagcAACACCTGCATTGCTAGAGGAAGGGAAATGAGAGGTAATGGTTGGTTGATATATGCTTACAGTTGGGTGGAACTAAGAGATAGAAAGTGAACCTGGAAAGTCAAGATAAAAAGTGATCACTGCAGACAGAATGCTTGAAATTGAGACTACACACTTTGACAATGTTGGTAATAATGAAGCATACGATTTTTTGTGGGAATGAAAAACTGAAGTAGAGTGAAGGGGAGATAAAGGTCAAGAAACTGAACAGCAAAATTGTTAactgaattaaaatataaatggagGAGGattaacagaaatagaaatatcacTGTCTTGCAAGTTCTGATGAAATTACAGTCTTAGGACACAATTAAACTGGAGACTGACTTTGCTAGGTGAAACTTTGATGGAACAGGTTGACATCACCTGATTATCATTCTACCCTTCCTGATGTGGGACAACCAAACACCAATAAAGAACACTTCCTGGAACATAGCCCTGATGAAAAGTTGAATCAGAATATAATCAAGCTTTTGGATTAACTACCAGCTCataggagacataagggacagaTTCATATTTCAACTGAAAACACAGTCAGCCAAAGCTGGAATGTGGGAAGTTCTCTAGGAAAGAAAATGGTGCACTCTCTGTAATATTAGtagagggaattccttggtggtccagtggtgaggactctgtgcttccactgccgggggctcaggttccatccctggtcagggaactaagatctagtGAGTTGTGAAGTgcagacaataaaataaaataaattggtaTGGCCCAAACAAGAGATTCATTAATTAATTCAAAAAGGTCACTCATACAGGCATATCTTGGAAATATTGCGGGTTGGGTCCAGACCACCTGAATAAAAAGAATTGGCAATGAAAGGAgacataattttttaagtttcccTGTGCATGTAGAAGTTATGTTATACTACACTCTAAGtgagaaatcagttcagttcagtcactcagtcgtgttcaactctgcaaccccatggactgcagcacaccaggcctccctgtccatcaccaactcccagagtccacccaaactcatgtcaattgagtcaatgatgccgtccaaccatctcatcctctgtcgtccccttctcctcccgccttcaatattttccagcttcagggtcttttcaaatgagtcagctcttcacgtcaggtggccaaaggattgaagtttcagcttcaacatctgtccttccaatgaacaccccggactgatctcctttagggtggactggttgattctccttgcagtccaagggactctcaagagtcttctccaacacctcagttcaaaagcatcaggttttggtgctcagctttctttgtagtctgaccctcacatccatacatgaccactgcaaaaaccatagccttgactagatggacctttgttggcaaagtaatgtctctgctttttaatatgttgtctaggctggaaataactttccttccaaatggtaatcgtcttttaattttatggctgcagtcaccatctgactgcagatgattttggagccccaaaaaataaagccaaccagtgtttccactgtttccccatctatttcccatgaagtgatgggactggatgccataatcttagttttttgaatgttgagctttaagccaactttttcactctcctctttcactttcatcaagaggctcttaggttcttcttcactctctgacaTAAGTGTGGAgccatctccatatctgaggttattgatatttctcccagcaatcttgattccagcttgtgtttcttccagtccagcatttctcatgatgtactctgcatagaagttaaataaacagggtgacaatatatagccttgacatactcctttccctatttggaaccagtctgttgttccatgtccagttctaactgttttttcttgacctgcatacagatttctcaagaggcaggtcaggtggtctggtattcccatctctttcagaattttccacagttgattgtggtCCACAccgtcaaggctttggcatagtcaataaagcagaaatagatgtttttctggaactctcttgctttttccatgatccagcagatgttggcaatttgatctctggttcctctgccttttctaaaaccagcttgaacattagaaagttcacagttcatgtattgctgaagcctggcttgcagaattttgagcattatttttctagcatgtgagatgagtgcaattatgcaggagtttgatcattctttggcattgcctttcgttgggattggaatgaaaactgatcttttccagtcccatggccactgctgagttttccaaatttgctggcatattgagtgaagcactttcatagcatgatcttttaggatttgaaatagctcaactggaattccatcacctccactagctttgttcatagtgatgcttcctaaggcccacttgacttcacatttcagaatgtgtgtctctaagtgagtgatcacactattgtgattatctgggtcatgaagatcttttttgtaaagttcttctgtgtgttcttaccacctcttcttaatgtcttctgtttctgttaggtccatttctAACATCTCTGTCCTtcattgttcccatctttgcatgaaattttcccttggtatctctaattttcttgaagagatctctagtcttcctcattctattgttttcctctatttctttgcactgatcactgaggaaggctttcttatttctccttgctgttcttttgaactctgcattcaaatgggtatatctttccttttctcctttgcttttcacgtctcttcttttcacagctatttgtaaggcctcctcagacagccattttgcctttttgcatttctttttctttttcttggggatggtcttgatccctgtctcctgtacaatgtcacgaagctcattccatagttcattaggcactctatctatcatatctagtcccttaaatctatttgtcacttccactgtctaatcatagggatttgatttaggtcatacctgaatggcctagtggttttccccattttcttcaattttagtctgaatttggcaataaggagttcatgatctgagccatagtcagctcccggtcttgtttttgctgactgtatagagcttctccatctttggctgcaaagaatataatcaatctgatttcagtgtgagAATAacaatctgtaaaaaaaaaaaattactgaagatggtggaggagtaggatggggagaacactttctcccccacaaattcatcaaaagaacatttaaacgccaactaaactccacaaaacaacttctgaatgccagcagaggacatcaggcacccagaaaatcaacccaagtctttgaaaggaggtagtgaaaaatataaaagacaaaaaaagagacaaaagagggagggacggagttccatcccgggaagggagtcttaaaaagagagaagtttccaaacaccaggaaaccttctcactgctgaatctgtgccgagccttggaagcacagagggcaacatagcagggaggaaaaataaataaacaattaaaacccgcagattaTGAGCCCtagggtaactcccccagcggagaagcagtgcagacgcctgcacatgccactagcaagcgggggctgggcagggagacgTGGCGCGGGCttcatcgcttagagtaaggatctggcctgaataccccgagcgctatctgagtgaaataatttgggctagcaaaccagactgtgggatatctaccacgtgaaaagccagccctaacctaagacaccgccaggcccgtgcacggaacaaaggactgaacagagatagctggctgcagaccatccccctccggtgacaggcagccagagccggaagggggcaatcgcagccccagagagacactatctataaaactgtaagcaggcttctttgctaactaagacttcttgggggtctggacagtcaacatctgcctgagacgG
This genomic interval carries:
- the LOC129631095 gene encoding cationic amino acid transporter 3-like gives rise to the protein MLCQDVHQFGQKLIRRRLLEPRDGFERLKTGHLNTLDLVALGVGSTLGAGVYILVGEVAVYEAGPTTVICFFVAGLSTLLSGLCYAELAAWVPRPGSAYLYSYVTMGQLCAFIIGWNVILSFVMATACEARAWSYTFDSLIGNHISQAFQETFSLHVPYFLATYVDFFALVLVLLLTGLLVLGVHESALVSKVFTSLNLLVLSFIILSGFIKGDLHNWKLTEHDYSLTTLNTSGYSDISRLGPLGSGGFVPFGFEGILHGAATCFYAFVGFDVIATTGDEVSNPHRSIPLGIMISLSICFLACFGVSAALTLMVPYYQIQLESPLPQAFLHIGWGPARYAVAVGALCALTSSLLGTMFPMPRLIYAMAEDGLLFRGLALTCTRTGTPILAIISAGSLTGVMTLLFELSDLVDLVSTAMLLAYSLVAFSVLVLRYQPDQNLSNNEATEEEIDISLLEASHFEPRPEARTSNILKSLWCPSNTIPTLKSGQIVYSCAFLLVLLLTILSLVLAQWPSQVFSGDPGLTTVAVLLLLLITGVTAIIWRQPQSPSPVYFKVPALPVLPLVSIFVNVYLMMQMDTGTWTLFGIWTGIGFAIYFGYGIRHSLENNEPQPPASTSQT